A genome region from Triticum aestivum cultivar Chinese Spring chromosome 2B, IWGSC CS RefSeq v2.1, whole genome shotgun sequence includes the following:
- the LOC123044462 gene encoding CMP-sialic acid transporter 2, with the protein MEYRRVKDQESYDAISQKDIESPDGRSLSSTAATSPLGTVGGSKGKNSWKQKSIVTIALTLLTSSQAILIVWSKRAGKYEYSVTTANFSVEALKCLLSLLALYRTWNSQGVTEDNRLSTSFDEVSVYPIPAVLYMVKNLLQYYIFAYVDAPAYQILKNLNIISTGVLYRIILKKKLSEIQWAAFILLCAGCTTAQLNPSSDHVLQTPIQGWMMAIVMALLSGFAGVYTEAIIKKRPSRNINVQNFWLYIFGMLFNLVAICVQDFDAVMNKGFFHGYSFITLLMILNHALSGIAVSMVMKYADNIVKVYSTSVAMLLTAIVSVFLFGFNLSLAFFLGSTVVSISVYLHSVGKPQQQK; encoded by the exons ATGGAGTACAGAAGAGTGAAGGATCAG GAGAGTTATGACGCCATATCTCAGAAGGACATAGAAAGCCCTGATGGGAGGTCTCTTTCTAGCA CTGCAGCAACTTCCCCCCTTGGCACCGTAGGAGGTTCGAAGGGCAAGAATAGCTGGAAGCAAAA GTCTATTGTAACAATTGCATTGACATTACTAACAAGTTCCCAGGCAATACTGATTGTGTGGTCAAAAAGAGCTGGAAAGTATGAATATAGTGTCACAACAGCAAATTTTTCG GTGGAAGCTTTAAAATGTCTATTATCACTTCTAGCCCTGTACAGAACATGGAACAGTCAAGGTGTTACAGAAGATAATAG GTTAAGTACATCATTTGATGAAGTTAGTGTTTATCCTATCCCTGCCGTACTTTACATGGTAAAGAATCTATTGCAG TATTACATCTTCGCCTATGTGGATGCACCAGCTTACCAGATCCTGAAGAACCTGAATATTATCAGCACTGGTGTCTTATACCGTATCATTTTAAAGAAAAA ATTAAGTGAAATTCAGTGGGCTGCATTTATTCTCTTATGTGCTGGCTGCACTACGGCTCAGCTAAACCCCTC ATCAGACCATGTTCTTCAAACGCCAATTCAAGGTTGGATGATGGCCATT GTGATGGCTCTTCTAAGTGGTTTTGCTGGGGTATACACAGAA GCTATAATAAAAAAACGTCCTTCGAGAAACATCAATGTGCAGAATTTCTGGCTGTACATTTTTGGAATGCTCTTCAACTTAGTTGCCATTTGTGTTCAGGACTTTGATGCTGTCATGAACAA AGGCTTTTTTCATGGCTACTCATTTATTACACTTCTGATGATTCTTAACCATGCACTCAG TGGCATTGCTGTATCAATGGTGATGAAGTATGCTGACAATATTGTCAAG GTGTATTCAACTTCAGTCGCAATGCTTCTGACGGCAATTGTATCGGTCTTCTTGTTCGGCTTCAACCTATCCCTTGCATTCTTCCTCGGATCTAC GGTCGTTTCAATCTCGGTGTATCTGCATTCTGTCGGGAAGCCACAGCAGCAGAAATGA